Sequence from the Paramisgurnus dabryanus chromosome 3, PD_genome_1.1, whole genome shotgun sequence genome:
CAATCTCACTAAACAACTGAGTCGATACATGGCCCACAGGATCCTTATGTATCAGGATTCCTTCTCGACACAATCCCAAAACTTCATCCTCATGAAACCTTGGGCAGAGTGAAATGTTGACAGTAGAAATGTGCACACTGAAGTGATTATTGTGTTCTGCGATCAACAACTAAAGAAACATTATATATGAAGTGTTTGACCCATATAATGCATGCTGGGCTTTATGTAGTAATGCACTTAATCAGTACTCAGCTCATCAATGAATTCAGATCGGACTCTCATAAAGACTAACCTTTTGAAACAGAGCCATCTCCATCGGGCAGTATGACCCAAGGCACTGCCTTAAGTCCTTCAATGCTATACACAATGCCCGTTCGATCATCCACGCTGTACAGTTTCCCGTTGAAGACGACTAATTCGGAGAGCTCCATGCCCCGACCCTTCTCTGCTAGGTGGCTTTCCAGGACCGATCTTTCCTGATCCCACTCAACATCCACTCGATCTCCACTCTCCGACACCAGCAGGTGACCCTTAAGCATATAGCTGAACCAGGTTAGCTTCTTTTCACTACCCGAGTTCGTGTCCAGGTCCGCGATGACGGCGATCCTGTAGCGTGTGCCCAGTTCTGTGCGTTCTGCCGGGCTCAGCGGGTACGTGTCGTTGTAGCCCTGTTCTGCTCTGATGTCTGGATGACTTAACCTTGTGCCTTGTCTGCCCCTATGTCGGGGGTGAAAGGGCAAGAACTGCATGTAGATGAGGAGGACAAGGGTTAGCGCTGATGCTACCAGCACGATAGCTTTCCATTTGATGCGGAACCGAGAGTCTGTGGTGTTGGTCATGGATGCCAGCATCGGGAGTCCTCCTACAGAGATACGCAGCGAGTTCATAGGCTCATTCTGACTAGGACGTGCATAGCCTGCAGAAACAGGCATGGGGAAGGGATGGCAGTCGCACCTGCGCGTAGAAAAACACATACTATATGAGCGGTGCACATAGGTAACCATGACACACATAACATGATTTGTcctagtgttgggcgatatgccccattttgagatcatCCTATCCTCAACCTGTAAGATCGCCAAAACACAATATAATCGGGGGGCGGGGcaagtttactcatttatttattagtttttttttactaatttatGACAAGTCACTGGGATTGGTCAACAAAAAAGAAGCTGATTTAAAGGGCAAGATGCGCACATTACAagtcaaataataataataataatacaatcgGCAACTATCGTCATAAAAGCCCACTATCGGCCATATGTCTGGTAATGGTCAATACACGATAGTATCATCCATCGGCGCAACGCTAATGTGTCCATCATTAGgacttaaaataaaatttcacTACGAAGATTTTCTTTCTAAATCTTATTTAGTAAATGATACAAAGATAGGCTTGAAACGGTTTGAATGAGTCTCATAAAAGTACCCTAATTATTCTGGCCACACTTTTTAAGGTCAATTCTCACCATTAAAGATCCAATTTGTAGAATCTGCCACTAGAGGGCACacaatcaaaacaataacactGACGTtgattaaaggacaagttcggtattttacacttaaagccctgctttcagattgtttatgatgaaatagaaagGTTTTGAAGATCAAaacagtcaaaaccgttctatttcgtcataaacaatctgaaaacagggctttaagtgtaaaatacccaACTTGTCTTTTAATGGTGCTCTGAATCAGCGTGAAATTATGGGATTTGCTATCTTTAATTTAAATTCTGATGGCCATCAACCAGACGGGAACGAGAAATCATGTTAATGGATGAGGTAAACTACAGATGCATAATTCCACATTTGTCATGTGGTTTCTACGTTAATAAAGGCGATAGTAGAAGGGTAACGTGGATATTAGCGTCATTGACAGGCCACTGCACTGCCCCATGTCACTGTTTAGAATGGCAAATTTCTCataagtagttgaaaacattagcgatattgttagtaatcagctggacaaaatagataacactggcctagtggtttttggacattttactgcaaatatcttacaaattatACTAACTATTATCTACTTTTGCCACAATATACTCCTTATAAGTGCTTTGTAAAGTAGTTAAGAATTGGGTAGGATTAAGGatgtagaataaggttttgcagaatcaggaattaatgtgttttttaataatatgtgctttgtattaataaacagccaatatctcagtaatattaatgctaataaccAACCAGTTAATACTGAGAAACTACACTAGAGTGTTACCATTATTCATATTAACTAATGTTCATATTAACATTATTCAGAATTAACTCCAATTAAATTACTGgaaaaataagagtaatccATTTTCAAGGAACAGTAATTAAATTACACTAACTTattacttagtaactagttacacccaacacttcatgtcatttttaaaacattgctgGTTTTTCTCATGTAAGTAACAAGAAATGTATTTCTTGTTATTTAATTGTACTCCGTAAACAACACAGAATTATGATCATGGTTGTTGTGTTTGTTATAAATCAAAGAACGTACAGATGTCACATGACGATGAACACATGGAAGATGTGGTATGCCCGTAATAAAACTGTATCCAAGCATACTGTATAAAACTGTGCTATTTTAATGATAAAGCAGTAGATACTGCATCTGATTCCGTACATGATTTCACAGGGCATATGCTTGCACAGTACGTGTCGGTTACaatcattatctaattttttaCAAAAGATGACGTTTAGCCGGCTTTGCAGCTGAActcttcaaatgtttaattcatttaattCTCAAGTAACAAGCCTAAATAGTTTTAAACCTAAATTTACAGAAAATACCCAAGGATTAGGAAGTGTGAGAATATTTCCAGACATGAGACACTTACCTGCTCCTCTCCTGTGTCCCTCATAACTAAGTAAAGACACTAAACCCATCTGATATCTCCGAGTATGAAATGAAAAGTGTATACGTGGAGGTAGGGAGTGGCTTACTGAATAGAGATTAGGCAAATATGATGAAAACAGGTAAGACTGGATATCATAGCTGTTATGAGGTGTTGGacgaacccaagtgcagacagagGTAACtcaaagacttttattatatgtacaaaaaccaaaaacaaaacccacgagggggcaaaacaacataaacaggaTTATATAAGGAACACTAAACTGTACAAGACACAATACAAGACTACACTATGACATTAAACATGATAACATTAAACAATGAACTAGACTGGATACAATAAACACTACTAAACTTCAAGACAGCATACTCACAGGATCACAGaaacaatgcacaagcacaggacaatgaatacaagaggattaaataggggagcaaatcaagaggggagcaggtgatataaatcaaacaataatgaggaGAAGATGACAAGGGACTCAAACTGAAAGTAAGGGTAGAACATATTGAGAATCCCCTCcccttttaaaaataaccaatagCATTTTGCTTACCGCATTGGACAGTTTGTGAGCTCCACAGTATTAAAATGAATTCTAACAGAGTTCTGATCTTCTGAtaaaacagaataaaattacagaataaaaacaataataagattgatgtgtcatttatatttgtgtgtattttaGGGGTGGACTATATGACTAAAATCTTCTATCACAATataggattaattttatttCATGGTTACAGTAGAGTTTTCCTTTAATAaggttttttatgttattaaaatatttaatgtcaaataatttaaaaagcATATAAAAAGACACAACAAAAGCAAAACTCAAGCTCACTGAAGATAAACAGTCAGTGATGAAATAAGGATAATTAATAATATATCTTATTAAAGGTAGAAAAAGtgatttagtcaagagcagtGAGGGATTTTCTCTCAATGCTGTTTAATTAACATGAGttacagacaggagcaaaattaggtaacttcccctttaagaccaaagtctgGACCCAATATAGTGTTACACATGTATTTGATTTTTCaactgtttactttctcttacaagagtacaatttgtaagatatttgcagtaaaatattcAAAAACCATTAGTCcagtgtttatatatatatttccagctgattactaacaaTATCTCAAATGTTTTCAACTTCTTGTAAATTATGAGTAATTGCCATTATAAACAGTGACATGTGGCAGTGTAGTCgcctgtcaatgacgttaatatccacgttaccctttgttaccgcctttactgacgtagaAACCACGGCAATAGTGTTGTGAACAAATGCGGAAGTAGCATTTGTCGGGCCACTCGGTTGTTTATGGTAAGTTTGCTAatctgaacacttaattctgtgctctGTTAACATGCCATCatattggactaatactgtaacatctatgactaacaattgcgTTTTAACATTGCAGGAAACTCtacataattaaataaaataatgtcatcaaacacaacatttataaaacttgattacCTCATATGTTAACATGATTTCCCATTCCCATCTGATTAATGGTCATCAGCAtttgagttaaagacaacaaatcccatcatTCCACGCTGCAGCATAGAATCATTAATCTACGTCATTGTAATTGTTTTGATTGTGCGCCCTCTAGCGGCACGGATTATACAAACTGcatctttaaaggaacactctactttgtttggaaaaaaacttttacaaGTATAATAAAGAAGATTAAAAGCAAACAAAACTCaggcaggtgcaatgatattacgcagcgctcGAAAGTAGTCCCCAACTAGGTAACTTTCAATGTAACCGGCACTAAGTTTTAGCAGTTGCAGAGTTGCAGTCGGGACTATTTTCTGGAACACTTTTGGCTGCACCCATGGTacaacaacaaagtccttgattattacgccggaatgagagtatagtccctAGTCAGATCTCCCTAGAATattacaacttttaattttcttagtacaagatgtaactacagaagagtcaagttttaaataggaaaaatattgaaactctttggtcattttagAGTGCAATGTTAaaggtctaatcagattcaatgaattatgctaagctatgctaaaagtgataccgccAGGCCCAGAGATTGGCTGAATACGGACAACCGGCGCAACGTCATAGAATCTCTCTGAACAGGTTCACGCCCACTTTTGGGGGAAAACAAACTAGAcctcccattgacttccatacaaaATAGCGGAATAAAGCAACGTTCGTACACACCCGGCAGGCGTAAATAACTTAAGAAATCACTCAGATTAAACATGTTGAGTAATTATCTGTCCACCCTGCCTGCCATAGAGCGCGaaagatacattaacacatttaatttggtcaatataaaaacaCGTCTCTTT
This genomic interval carries:
- the cant1a gene encoding soluble calcium-activated nucleotidase 1 isoform X1 produces the protein MPVSAGYARPSQNEPMNSLRISVGGLPMLASMTNTTDSRFRIKWKAIVLVASALTLVLLIYMQFLPFHPRHRGRQGTRLSHPDIRAEQGYNDTYPLSPAERTELGTRYRIAVIADLDTNSGSEKKLTWFSYMLKGHLLVSESGDRVDVEWDQERSVLESHLAEKGRGMELSELVVFNGKLYSVDDRTGIVYSIEGLKAVPWVILPDGDGSVSKGFKAEWLAVKDEHLYVGGLGKEWTTTTGEVLNNNPEWVKLVGFHGDVQHHNWVPQYNALCRAAGISPPVFSLVISGYLIHESAAWSDTLQRWFFLPRRASSERYDETADEHRGTNLMLSCSPDFQNIKVRQVGPLNPTHGFSSFKFVPNTDDQIIVALKSEEDAGKIATYIVAFTLDGRILLPETKIGNVKYEGLEFI
- the cant1a gene encoding soluble calcium-activated nucleotidase 1 isoform X2: MPVSAGYARPSQNEPMNSLRISVGGLPMLASMTNTTDSRFRIKWKAIVLVASALTLVLLIYMQFLPFHPRHRGRQGTRLSHPDIRAEQGYNDTYPLSPAERTELGTRYRIAVIADLDTNSGSEKKLTWFSYMLKGHLLVSESGDRVDVEWDQERSVLESHLAEKGRGMELSELVVFNGKLYSVDDRTGIVYSIEGLKAVPWVILPDGDGSVSKGFKAEWLAVKDEHLYVGGLGKEWTTTTGEVLNNNPEWVKLVGFHGDVQHHNWVPQYNALCRAAGISPPGYLIHESAAWSDTLQRWFFLPRRASSERYDETADEHRGTNLMLSCSPDFQNIKVRQVGPLNPTHGFSSFKFVPNTDDQIIVALKSEEDAGKIATYIVAFTLDGRILLPETKIGNVKYEGLEFI